One window of Psychrobacillus sp. FSL H8-0483 genomic DNA carries:
- a CDS encoding DUF4085 family protein yields the protein MKYFTKEWYELCQRTSFHLPLEEEKKAETFSEDYFQQLYNNELNSWITLQEEIALILKTNETANIDENTNYEPFNRDKAIEQFHLSFINNQEYLKKELSEPILNQIADIRVYALYKASRNVINAVTQFCEKNEKDVTMTSKDYRRYINGASASLGEEIIKNFSFHDCTIIKSVKNERSLKLLLDNTGGFTNIDEVIFENVTIIQQDGLLQGSWWLYEEIYKSNDKYEFRVLLQNITMGLIEFIISADQILFKSNKDSNYNS from the coding sequence ATGAAATATTTTACTAAAGAATGGTATGAACTTTGCCAAAGAACAAGTTTCCATCTACCTTTAGAAGAAGAAAAGAAAGCTGAAACATTTTCAGAAGATTATTTTCAACAGCTTTACAACAACGAATTAAATAGTTGGATTACTTTACAAGAAGAAATTGCTTTAATATTGAAAACCAACGAAACAGCAAACATAGATGAAAATACTAACTATGAGCCCTTTAATAGAGATAAGGCAATAGAACAATTTCATTTATCTTTTATTAATAATCAAGAGTATTTAAAAAAGGAATTATCAGAACCAATTTTAAATCAGATAGCTGATATAAGGGTTTATGCTTTATATAAGGCGAGTCGTAATGTTATAAATGCTGTTACTCAATTTTGCGAGAAAAATGAAAAGGATGTAACAATGACAAGTAAGGATTACAGAAGATATATCAATGGAGCTTCAGCATCATTGGGTGAAGAAATCATTAAGAACTTCAGCTTCCATGATTGTACGATTATAAAATCAGTTAAGAACGAAAGGTCCTTAAAATTACTTCTTGACAATACAGGTGGTTTTACAAATATAGATGAAGTCATTTTTGAAAATGTTACTATAATTCAACAGGATGGTTTGTTGCAAGGTTCATGGTGGTTGTATGAGGAAATATATAAGTCAAATGACAAGTACGAGTTTCGTGTCTTGCTTCAAAATATCACGATGGGTTTAATTGAATTTATTATTTCAGCTGACCAAATTCTCTTTAAAAGTAATAAAGATTCCAATTATAATTCATGA
- a CDS encoding UDP-N-acetylmuramyl pentapeptide phosphotransferase — MLYLALFIGLVLIVITTKLNKSLKLSNIWMLLGQIGASLVIIMVGKLDISIIHYPIYGNLIELGYLTIPISLLFLISFTNVMNMEKEQNSLILLLPCVSLVCLSISASNMGYSFVSIMGICASLMIMFVLLYGYFSGKVFVGRTLTSSIGYIIAVLSLSLLKTSIVTIYIPIFTLALPFALYYLIHNKFTSVQSITISSLTAIFFSVLMFVVPINILWFLVVGLTGILVIMQFSRKYRFI, encoded by the coding sequence TTGTTATATTTAGCTTTATTTATTGGACTGGTTTTAATTGTAATTACAACCAAGCTCAATAAATCATTAAAATTATCAAACATTTGGATGTTGCTTGGTCAAATTGGTGCTTCACTTGTGATAATAATGGTCGGTAAACTTGATATTAGTATTATTCATTATCCGATTTATGGGAATCTGATTGAGTTAGGGTATTTGACTATTCCAATTTCTTTATTATTTCTTATTAGTTTTACAAATGTGATGAATATGGAAAAAGAGCAAAATTCTTTAATATTACTTTTACCATGTGTTTCTTTAGTTTGTCTTTCCATATCGGCTTCCAACATGGGATATTCATTTGTTTCAATTATGGGAATTTGTGCTAGTTTAATGATTATGTTTGTTCTGCTATATGGCTATTTTTCAGGTAAAGTATTTGTAGGAAGAACACTTACTTCGTCAATAGGTTATATAATAGCAGTACTTTCACTGTCCTTACTTAAAACATCTATTGTTACAATTTATATTCCGATATTTACATTAGCACTACCATTTGCTTTATATTATTTAATTCACAATAAATTTACGAGCGTACAATCAATTACAATTAGCTCTTTAACGGCTATTTTCTTTAGCGTATTAATGTTTGTAGTTCCTATTAATATATTATGGTTTCTTGTTGTTGGGTTAACTGGTATTTTGGTTATCATGCAATTTTCTCGTAAGTATCGCTTTATTTAG
- a CDS encoding DUF4256 domain-containing protein has translation MTKRNKELPLEQREELLRTLKVRFEKNMDRHEGLEWAKVQSKLEDNTEKLWSLNEMEGTGGEPDVVGHDKKTGEYIFYDCSAESPKGRRSVCYDREALESRKKHQPENSAIDMATAMGIELLTEEQYRELQKLENFDMKTSSWVQTPANIRKLGGAIFCDLRYDTVFVYHNGADSYYAARGFRGSLRV, from the coding sequence ATGACAAAGAGAAATAAGGAGTTGCCACTAGAACAACGTGAGGAACTACTCAGAACTTTGAAAGTCCGTTTTGAGAAAAACATGGACCGACATGAAGGTCTTGAATGGGCTAAAGTACAATCTAAGCTCGAAGATAATACTGAAAAACTGTGGTCGCTCAATGAAATGGAAGGAACTGGCGGTGAACCGGATGTTGTTGGCCATGATAAAAAGACGGGCGAATACATTTTTTATGATTGTTCAGCAGAAAGTCCTAAAGGTCGCAGAAGTGTTTGTTACGACCGTGAAGCACTGGAGTCAAGGAAAAAACACCAACCAGAAAATAGCGCTATTGATATGGCAACTGCCATGGGCATAGAACTTTTAACGGAAGAACAATACCGGGAGCTACAGAAACTTGAAAATTTCGATATGAAAACGTCGAGCTGGGTGCAAACACCTGCTAATATTAGAAAACTCGGCGGGGCAATCTTTTGTGATCTTCGCTACGACACTGTCTTTGTGTACCACAATGGAGCAGATTCCTACTATGCTGCAAGAGGCTTCCGTGGCTCGCTAAGGGTCTAA
- a CDS encoding tyrosine-type recombinase/integrase produces MNKEILPHQLRHSYVTNLLNNGASIDVIQSLMAYEKSETGRKYAQLIGRIRKEYYQKYF; encoded by the coding sequence ATCAATAAAGAGATTCTCCCACACCAACTTAGACACAGCTACGTAACTAATTTGTTGAATAATGGGGCTTCAATTGACGTCATACAAAGTCTTATGGCGTATGAAAAATCTGAAACCGGAAGGAAATACGCTCAATTAATCGGGAGGATAAGGAAAGAGTATTATCAGAAGTACTTTTAA
- a CDS encoding penicillin-binding protein, which produces MGIRNMCDKCICDQLSMLESGTDVDVIVGGVRLEDITFLEFDMSNCCAKFEGVEEEEGQMVNLTIFIDCRDIQALLIEEE; this is translated from the coding sequence ATGGGGATTAGAAATATGTGTGATAAATGTATATGCGATCAACTAAGTATGTTGGAATCAGGCACTGATGTAGACGTAATTGTAGGCGGTGTAAGGTTGGAAGATATAACTTTTTTAGAATTTGACATGAGTAATTGCTGCGCCAAGTTTGAAGGTGTAGAAGAAGAAGAGGGTCAAATGGTTAATTTAACTATTTTTATAGATTGCCGTGATATTCAAGCGCTCCTTATAGAAGAAGAATGA
- the csaA gene encoding chaperone CsaA — MTTIEEFQKLDIRIGTVISAESFPEARKPSIKLRIDFGEELGIKKSSAQLTKRYTPEILIGRQVVAVVNFPPRRIAGFKSEILVIGGVQEEGDVVLLKPDETVENGTPIA, encoded by the coding sequence ATAACAACGATTGAAGAATTTCAAAAACTAGATATTCGCATTGGTACTGTAATAAGTGCTGAATCCTTTCCTGAGGCACGTAAACCATCAATTAAACTAAGGATTGATTTTGGTGAAGAATTAGGAATAAAAAAATCTAGTGCACAATTAACAAAAAGATACACTCCAGAAATATTAATAGGTCGCCAAGTGGTAGCGGTTGTAAATTTTCCTCCACGTCGAATCGCTGGATTCAAATCTGAAATATTGGTGATAGGTGGTGTTCAAGAAGAAGGTGACGTAGTTCTGTTAAAGCCAGATGAAACTGTTGAAAATGGTACACCGATTGCATAG
- a CDS encoding NAD(P)-dependent alcohol dehydrogenase, whose amino-acid sequence MKAIVCTKYGPPNVLQLKEVEKPIPKENEILVKVKATTVTAGDIRVRSFTVPLSFWLPARIALGFRRPQKAILGMELAGEVESVGKDVKLFKKGDQVFAASQAGFGAYAEYKCLSEDGPVSIKPSNITYEEAAAIPIGARTALYYLRKANIQSGQKVLVYGASGSVGTYAVQIAKFFGANVTGVCSTTNLELVKSLGADQVIDYTAEDFSTKGETYDVIFEAVNKSSFSACMKSLKKDGTYLNVTIPLPGINMLWTKLTSSKTLILSQNSPENSEALNFLKELVESGNLIVVIDRSYEIEEIVEAHRYVEKGHKKGNVVITVEHNKKS is encoded by the coding sequence ATGAAAGCAATTGTTTGCACAAAGTATGGCCCCCCCAATGTTCTTCAACTGAAAGAGGTAGAAAAACCTATTCCTAAGGAAAATGAAATACTGGTAAAAGTAAAAGCGACAACCGTAACAGCAGGAGATATTCGGGTAAGGAGTTTTACAGTTCCTCTCTCTTTTTGGCTGCCCGCAAGAATAGCACTTGGTTTTAGACGACCACAAAAAGCTATATTGGGGATGGAGTTAGCTGGGGAAGTTGAGTCAGTAGGGAAAGATGTCAAGCTGTTTAAGAAAGGTGATCAGGTTTTTGCGGCATCCCAGGCGGGTTTTGGTGCATATGCTGAGTATAAGTGTCTGTCTGAAGATGGACCAGTATCTATTAAACCATCCAATATAACTTACGAGGAAGCAGCAGCTATTCCCATTGGGGCACGAACGGCATTGTATTATCTTAGAAAAGCTAATATTCAGAGTGGCCAAAAGGTCCTTGTCTATGGAGCTTCAGGAAGTGTAGGAACTTATGCAGTACAGATTGCAAAGTTCTTTGGAGCAAATGTCACTGGGGTATGTAGTACGACGAATTTAGAATTGGTAAAATCTCTGGGCGCAGATCAGGTAATTGATTACACTGCAGAAGATTTTTCTACTAAAGGGGAGACTTATGATGTGATCTTTGAAGCGGTAAACAAGAGTTCATTTTCAGCTTGTATGAAATCGCTAAAAAAGGACGGAACCTATCTAAATGTCACTATACCATTACCAGGAATTAATATGTTATGGACTAAATTGACAAGCAGCAAGACACTAATTTTGAGTCAAAATTCACCTGAAAATTCCGAAGCTCTAAACTTCCTCAAAGAACTTGTTGAGTCAGGGAACTTAATAGTGGTCATTGACAGATCTTATGAGATTGAAGAGATAGTTGAAGCTCATAGATATGTTGAGAAAGGACACAAGAAGGGAAATGTCGTCATAACTGTGGAACATAACAAAAAATCCTAA